In Paralcaligenes sp. KSB-10, the following are encoded in one genomic region:
- a CDS encoding (2Fe-2S)-binding protein produces MSVASKSVSMTINGTAVGPFDVPESLMMIDFLHEYAGLTGSRLGCGQGICHACVAILDHEDGTSEEIRTCITGAIFFQGKKLRTVEGHAQRNQAGELTALSPIQQKFLEFYSFQCGYCTPGFVNAATVLLEKLKRQPIAGDQVEAVVTEALNDHICRCTGYVRYHQAVKDLIMTTPGLLKETAHGK; encoded by the coding sequence ATGAGCGTTGCAAGCAAGTCGGTTTCCATGACCATCAACGGCACGGCGGTGGGGCCCTTCGATGTGCCGGAAAGCCTGATGATGATTGATTTTCTGCACGAATACGCCGGCCTGACCGGATCGCGCCTGGGTTGCGGCCAGGGCATTTGCCATGCCTGTGTGGCCATTCTCGATCACGAAGACGGCACCAGCGAGGAAATTCGCACCTGCATCACCGGAGCCATTTTCTTCCAGGGGAAAAAGCTGCGGACGGTGGAAGGCCATGCGCAGCGCAACCAGGCCGGCGAACTTACAGCCCTTTCTCCCATCCAGCAGAAGTTCCTTGAGTTTTATAGTTTCCAGTGCGGGTATTGCACACCGGGGTTTGTCAATGCAGCGACGGTCTTGCTTGAAAAATTGAAACGCCAGCCAATTGCGGGCGACCAGGTCGAAGCGGTGGTGACCGAAGCCTTGAACGATCATATCTGTCGTTGCACGGGGTATGTGCGTTACCACCAGGCCGTCAAAGACCTGATCATGACGACGCCCGGCCTGCTCAAGGAGACCGCTCATGGCAAGTAA
- a CDS encoding cytochrome c yields MASKKKIFGGVVIVALVAAGLVFSGVLDSSYPTSDVDRGGNSLELLARGKYLAKAADCTACHTTRNGALFAGGDALDTPFGKIYGSNITPDKEHGIGKWTSADFYKALHDGLAPDRSLYPAMPYTSYRGVTREDSDAIFAYLQSLKPVAQPDRGNEFAFPFNLPILMRGWNLLFLKNTLPDVSSGSSQEWVRGRYLSNALGHCTECHTPRGSMGQLNLGSTLAGGDLGDIKAPDITPKGLASRGWTPQDLRIFLSQGIAPQGSAFGEMFSAFHHSTQYLSPADNKAMVAYLMGDMPLAPVAMPRAAAGNADLTAGKLHYLALCAACHAAQGQGKPNVAVAMDGNTTVRNVDPHNLIAVMLRGIDEQKFPGNQAMQAMPGFAGKLNDREMADLANYLRVSWGGQKADVQPEAVKALRK; encoded by the coding sequence ATGGCAAGTAAGAAAAAGATATTCGGGGGCGTGGTGATTGTGGCCTTGGTGGCCGCGGGGCTGGTGTTCTCGGGTGTGCTGGACTCGTCTTACCCGACCTCGGATGTCGATAGGGGAGGGAATTCTCTCGAACTTCTGGCGCGCGGCAAATATCTGGCGAAGGCCGCCGATTGCACGGCCTGCCATACAACCCGCAACGGCGCGCTATTTGCGGGCGGAGATGCGCTGGATACACCATTCGGAAAAATATACGGCTCGAACATCACGCCCGATAAAGAGCATGGCATAGGCAAGTGGACTTCCGCGGATTTCTACAAGGCCCTGCACGACGGCCTGGCTCCCGATCGCTCCTTGTATCCGGCCATGCCGTATACAAGCTACCGCGGCGTGACGCGCGAAGACAGCGATGCCATTTTTGCCTATTTGCAAAGCCTCAAACCGGTTGCGCAGCCTGATAGAGGCAACGAGTTTGCCTTTCCGTTCAACTTGCCGATACTCATGCGTGGCTGGAATCTGCTGTTTCTGAAAAACACCCTGCCCGACGTGTCCTCGGGCAGCTCGCAAGAATGGGTGCGTGGACGGTACCTGAGCAATGCGCTGGGTCATTGCACGGAATGCCACACGCCGCGCGGTTCGATGGGGCAGTTGAACCTGGGCAGCACCCTGGCTGGAGGCGACCTGGGCGATATCAAGGCTCCGGACATCACGCCCAAAGGCTTGGCCTCCCGGGGCTGGACACCGCAAGACCTGCGGATATTCCTGAGCCAGGGTATTGCGCCTCAAGGGTCGGCGTTTGGCGAAATGTTTTCGGCCTTCCATCACAGCACCCAATACCTGAGTCCCGCCGACAATAAGGCGATGGTCGCCTACCTGATGGGCGACATGCCCTTGGCACCGGTAGCCATGCCGCGCGCCGCCGCCGGCAATGCCGATCTCACAGCGGGCAAGCTGCATTATCTGGCCCTGTGCGCGGCTTGTCACGCGGCCCAGGGTCAGGGCAAGCCCAATGTGGCGGTTGCAATGGACGGCAACACAACTGTGCGTAACGTCGATCCGCATAATCTGATTGCGGTGATGCTCAGGGGGATCGACGAGCAGAAGTTCCCGGGCAATCAGGCCATGCAGGCCATGCCGGGCTTTGCCGGCAAGCTGAACGATAGGGAAATGGCCGATCTGGCGAATTATCTGCGGGTAAGCTGGGGCGGGCAGAAAGCGGATGTTCAGCCAGAGGCTGTAAAGGCTTTGCGCAAATAA
- a CDS encoding XdhC family protein, with translation MDSVDYQVLQSVLKWLRQGKAVALATVVRNWGSAPRPPGSLFAVSNAGDFIGSVSGGCIEDDLLARFTAAFPQGVSIARYGIAAADMRRFGLPCGGTLELVVERLHDPASIEMLCTGIESGELLERHVDLASGAVSVKPGAADFAVRYSDAEMVQVFGPRWRLLIIGAGAVSECLAQMAPALDFAVYINDPREEQQRNWHAEGAQWLAGMPDDAVLEFKPDRRTVIVTLSHDPKIDDMALMEALKTKAFYIGAIGSAASTQARRERLLTLDVTQQELSHLHAPIGLPINSRAPAEIAVSILAELVALRNAAKDTSPASACAFTPKAS, from the coding sequence ATGGATTCAGTCGACTATCAAGTTCTTCAAAGTGTGCTCAAGTGGTTGCGTCAAGGCAAGGCTGTGGCGCTGGCGACGGTTGTGCGCAATTGGGGGTCGGCGCCGCGGCCGCCGGGATCGCTGTTTGCGGTCTCCAACGCCGGAGACTTCATCGGTTCGGTATCCGGCGGCTGCATTGAGGACGATTTGCTGGCGCGCTTTACCGCGGCCTTTCCTCAAGGGGTGTCGATAGCCCGCTACGGCATTGCCGCGGCCGATATGCGTCGCTTCGGCCTGCCTTGCGGGGGTACGCTCGAACTGGTGGTCGAGCGTTTGCATGATCCGGCCAGCATTGAAATGCTCTGCACCGGCATCGAGTCGGGGGAATTGCTGGAAAGGCATGTCGACCTTGCCAGTGGGGCGGTCAGTGTCAAACCCGGCGCCGCCGATTTTGCGGTTCGCTATAGTGACGCCGAAATGGTGCAGGTATTCGGGCCGCGCTGGCGCCTGCTGATCATCGGCGCGGGTGCCGTGTCGGAATGTCTGGCGCAAATGGCGCCGGCCCTGGATTTTGCGGTCTATATCAACGATCCGCGCGAAGAGCAGCAGCGCAATTGGCATGCGGAGGGTGCGCAGTGGCTGGCGGGCATGCCCGATGATGCCGTGCTGGAATTCAAGCCCGACCGGCGTACGGTGATCGTTACGCTTAGCCACGATCCCAAGATCGATGACATGGCGCTGATGGAGGCTCTCAAGACGAAGGCATTCTATATAGGCGCCATCGGCTCGGCGGCAAGCACCCAGGCCAGGCGCGAGCGCTTATTGACGCTCGATGTGACACAGCAGGAGCTAAGCCACCTGCATGCACCCATAGGCTTGCCGATCAACAGCCGCGCGCCGGCCGAGATAGCCGTATCCATCCTGGCCGAACTGGTGGCGCTTCGCAATGCCGCCAAGGACACCTCCCCCGCCAGCGCCTGCGCCTTCACGCCCAAAGCATCATAA
- a CDS encoding NTP transferase domain-containing protein, with the protein MEKSTAIVLAAGRARRFGRDKRLELVDSIPMFLRTALKLKKIIPDTLVVLAAGDVEHARILDKHGIDAAFCPDAALGMGHSLAYGVAQRPAAAGWLIMPADMPYIQDGTLSDLVQAAKGHALAAPVFQGRRGHPVWFAHRYYHALCALKGDEGARRLLRDADLYLLPVEDAGSVRDIDRPEDLAPASE; encoded by the coding sequence GTGGAAAAAAGTACGGCAATCGTTCTGGCCGCCGGGCGTGCGCGGCGATTTGGACGAGACAAGCGCCTGGAGCTTGTCGATTCAATACCCATGTTTTTGCGCACAGCGCTCAAACTGAAAAAAATCATTCCCGATACGCTGGTCGTGCTGGCTGCGGGCGACGTGGAGCATGCCCGAATCCTGGACAAGCACGGAATCGATGCGGCCTTTTGCCCCGATGCCGCCCTGGGCATGGGCCATAGCCTGGCTTATGGTGTGGCGCAGCGGCCCGCGGCGGCGGGCTGGCTCATCATGCCGGCCGATATGCCGTATATCCAGGACGGCACGCTATCGGATCTGGTCCAGGCGGCAAAAGGGCATGCCTTGGCGGCACCGGTGTTCCAGGGCAGACGCGGCCACCCGGTCTGGTTTGCACATCGCTACTATCACGCTTTGTGTGCGCTCAAGGGCGACGAAGGCGCACGCCGCCTGTTGCGGGACGCCGACCTGTATCTGCTGCCGGTTGAGGATGCAGGCAGCGTGCGCGATATTGACCGGCCGGAGGATCTGGCCCCCGCGTCAGAATGA